One Formosa agariphila KMM 3901 genomic window, TGGCAGCTATTAGTACAACTTTGCTAGCTTTCTTGAAAACAGGCGACCACATTATTGTGCAAAACACATTGTATGGTGGAACAAGTAACTTTATTCGTGAAGAATTTCCTAAATATGGTATCGAATTTAGTTTTACAGACGGTTACGAAGTCTCAGATTTTGAAGCAGCTATACAAGACAATACAAAGGTAATCTATATTGAAACGCCTTCAAATCCATTATTAACTATTACCGATATAAAAGGAGTGGCCGCTTTAGCAAAAGATAAAGGATTATTATCTATTATAGACAATACATTTGCCAGTCCCGTAAACCAAAACCCAATAGATTTTGGTATCGACATCGTATTGCATTCAGCAACTAAATATCTAGGTGGGCATAGCGATATTTTGGCCGGAGCTGTAGCATGTTCTAACGAGCACATGAACATTATCTGGAATGTCGCCAAAAATTTAGGCGGTAGTTTAAGCGATTTTATGGTCTGGATGTTAGAGCGTAGTATTAAAACATTAGTCCTTCGTGTAAAAGCTCAGAATAGAAATGCGAAGAAATTGGCAAAGTATCTAAATACACATTCCGATATTAAAAACGTGTATTATCCAGGGTTAAAAAGTCATCCACAATACAAACTAGCAAAATCTCAAATGAAAGGATTTGGTGGAATGTTGTCGTTCGAATTGAATGATGAATTAGATGCTACGGCATTTCAAAAAGAACTGAAATTAATAAAACCATCTATGAGTTTGGCTGGTGTAGAAAGTACGATGTTATCGCCTTACAAAACGTCTCATGGATTATTAAGTCAGGAAGAACGCGATAGTATTGGTGTTACAAATGGTTTGATACGTTTTTCAGTTGGAATAGAAACTAAAGACGATTTAATTCAAGATATAGAACAGGCTATTAAAGCAGTTAAAAAACAAGCTCAAGTAGAAGCTTAATATATAAAGATAGCAGGTGTCTTTAAGCAAAATTTAAATAAATGAAATTAGATATACTTGCAATAGGCGCACACCCAGACGATGTAGAATTGGGATGCGGAGCAACCATTGCAAAAGAAATAGCCAACGGAAAAACGGTTGGGATAATAGATTTAACACGTGGTGAATTAGGAACACGAGGAACAGCAGAAACACGAAAAGCAGAAGCCAAAGCAGCAGCAGAGCTATTAGGTGTGTCGGTACGTGAAAACCTAGGTTTTGATGATGCCTTTTTTGTAAATGATAAAGCACATCAATTAGAGGTTATTAAAATGATACGTAAATATCAGCCAGAAATTGTGCTTTGTAACGCTATAGATGATAGGCATATCGACCATGGAAAAGGGAGTAAGCTAGTGAGCGATGCTTGTTTTTTAAGTGGATTAAAAAAGATAGAAACAGAACTAGGAGGAGAGGAGCAAGTACAATGGCGACCAAAGCATGTGTACCATTATATACAATGGAAAACTATTGAACCAGATTTTGTTGTAGATGTTACAGGATATATAGAAATTAAAGAACAGGCAGTTTTAGCGTATAAAACACAGTTTTTTGATCCGAATAGTAAAGAACCACAAACTCCAATTTCGAGTAAGAATTTTACCGATAGTGTAAATTATCGCGCAAAAGATTTAGGACGTCTAATTGGAGTGGAATACGCAGAGGGCTTTACATCAGAGCGTTATGTGGCGGTCGAAAATTTATTTAAATTAAAATGAAAATTTTTTTAAAAAACATTTGGAATATCTATAAAATCGCTTAAATTTGCACACGCATTACAAAAATGCAGTTACATGGTGGTTGTAGCTCAGTTGGTTAGAGCATTGGTTTGTGGTACCAAGGGTCGCCGGTTCGAATCCGGTCTTCCACCCAAAAAGTAAAAGCCTTTCGATTTTTCGAAAGGCTTTTTTTGTGGATATAACTCTGCTGTCTTTTTAAAATTCTAACTTTACACCTTGTTCTGGAAAGATTAAATCTAAGCCTAAATTATTCTGTTTTTCTAATTGCGCTTTAATTTTAACCATATTTTCTTTTGGCGGTTTCTGGTGCGTAATTATTGTTTTAAAACCTGTTAAGGCTTTGTCTCCTGTTAATTTCTGTAATACGCTTAATTCTTTATAAAACCAATTTGGAGTTAAATGTCCAAACAATGCAGTGTCTGCTTGCTCGTTAGGAAAGGAAACTTCAATAAACATAGCGCGTAGTTGATTCCTTTTAATTAAAGGTGCAATCGTAGTCCATAAGTGTTTTAAATCCTGACTGTTTTCAATAGCATCTGGACCTGTATCTCCTAAATAAAGGATATAATCGTTGTGATGCCTTACAAGGAATGCTGTACTTTCAAACGGATTTACATGACTTAAAGGAAACGCTGTGACATGCATATCTGTATTTGAAATTGGTATTTCTTGCTTGACATTTAAAGTTTCAAAGTGATATCGTTTTATTTGAAATCCTGGACCTTCATCACCGAAATTCGCCCATGTTTGTCCGTTAAAATAATGATTTTGCATCATCGTCATACACTTCTGTGTGGCATACACAGTTTTAGAAGAATCTGCAGGCGAATTTATTATTAAGCCAGAGACGTGATCTAAATGGGCATGCGAAATAAAATAACCTTTTATATAACGTTTTAAGACTTCGCTTGCAGATACGTTAAAGATGTTGTTTTCAATAGACTTTTCTATTCCTGCATGAATGGTTCCAGCATCTAAAGCTACAAAATCATTGGTGTGAATAGGAGCAACTAAGTATGATGATAAATTAGTTTCATCAACGCCGCCTTTAACCCCTAGTGGAACGACTTGAAAAGCTGGCGCTTGTTGTCCGTAAAACATATTAGATATTAGAAATAATAATAAGTAAAGAGTAGATTTCATACTTCATTTGTTTTAAGATTCAAATTTAAAGGCTTCAGACTAATAATCAGTTGTTTTTATGTTGAAACTTAAATTGGGAGTCTAGTTTTAAATTGAAATAAAAAAAGATTAAATTATGGAGTGAATTATAGATTCTAGGCTCAATTCAAGAGATATAGAGTACGATTTTTTTAATCAAAATGTTTTATATTAGATAAATAAGAGCGAATTCTTAACTAAAAGCTGTTAAAAAATAAAGATTAAACATTAACAGTTTAATAAATTGTAAAATGTATAAATAAAGAACTTTCTCTTTTATAGCGAAACCATTAGATATTTAAGTTTTATATTTATAATCCTAAATAAGTAAAATTGATAGCAAAATTAAACCTCCTCCTCAAACAGTGTCTGTTTGTTATATGCTTAATTGTAGTAACTCAGGCCCACTCCCAGCAAGAATCTGCAAATTGGTTTTTTGGCGAAAAAGCAGCATTAAGTTTTAATAGCAATTCGCCTGTTTCTATTGCAAATAGTAGTTTAGAAACTCATGAAGGAAGTGCAACAATTTCCGACGAACAAGGTAATTTATTGTTTTATACAGATGGTGTAACCATTTGGGATAAGCGAAATAGAGCGATGCCAAATGGTTATAATTTATTTGGAAATAAATCAAGTACAATGTCTGCTTTAATTATTCCTAAACCAGGAACTATTAATAGGTATTATGTATTTACTATTGATGAACCAGGAAAATCTAAAGAGAATTTTGATGATGGTAAAATTAATGGTGTAAATTATTCTGAAGTTGATATGACTTTAAATAGTGGCTATGGCGATGTTATTTTAAAAAATCAACCTTTAATTACGTATGATGTAAATAATGAAACAGAACGTTATTTTAAGTCATCTGAAAAAATTACAGCAGTTACCCATGATGATGAAATTTCAATTTGGGTAATTACACATTTAGGAAATACTTTTTATTCATTTTTAATTGACGAACTAGGTGTCAATGAAAATCCTGTAACATCAACAGTTTCAACAAATATTATTCCTAGAGTTAATTCAGATAGTATAAATGTAACAGCCATTGGGTATTTAAAAGTATCTCCTAACGGAAAAAATATAGCTATAGCACATAGTTCTACAGCATTAGGAAGCCCTAGAACGGGAACTAAAAGAAATGGAAAAGTATTCTTGTACGATTTCAATACTATTACAGGGACAGTTACAAGTGAATTATTATTAAGTGATGGGCTTTATCCTTACGGTTTAGAATTTTCACCCAATTCAAAACTTTTATATACAACGGTTGGACATTATAATACTGATGATTCATTTCGTGAAGGTTATTTGTATCAATATGATGTGAAAAGTAGTGATATACCTGGGTCAGAAGTTTTAATTAATACATCTAATTATTATGCAGGTGCTTTGCAGTTGGCCATAGATGGTAAAATTTATCGTACCGGATACACGGGTACAGCAGGTTTAAATACATTATCTCTTATAGATAACCCGAATACAATTGGAACAGATTGTAACTATAGACATGGTAGAATACATTTAGACTACGGTCGTGCTAAATTAGGCTTGCCACCCTTTGTACAGTCTATATTTAAGTACAGATTTAATTATACGTATACCTGTGCAGGTTCTGGATTTGAAGCTACGTTTAATATTCTGCCTGATCCAAGCGAAGAAGATCCAGATTATAAAATGTCTTGGGATTTTGGAGATGGAGAAACGTCTACATCGAGCGCTACTCATTATTATGCTGTTCCTGGAGACTATGAAGTTAGTATGGAATTAAGTATAAATGGAGAAATACAAACGTATAAAAAAACAATAACTATTGCCGAAGAACCAACTTTAGATACCAACTATGAATTAATTGCTTGCGATGCTTTTGATGCAGATGCTAACGATGGTTTAACATACTTTAATTTACAAAACTTAAGTGCGAATAGCACTATTTTTACTACAGATTTAGTACAAGTCTATTTTTATGAAACCCTAGTAGAAGCTACAATTGCAAATAAATTAGATGCTATTAATGGTTCGTTTCAAAATTCAGTGGAAAATCAAATAGTATACGCAAATGTTTATGCAGATCATTCAGATTGTTTTCAAACTGTCGAAGTTAAGTTAACCACAAAAGATCCAGTTTCTGTAGGAGAGTTTACTCTTAAAGCTTGTCAAACAATAACAGAAGGTATAGCGCTTTTCGATTTGTCTGAAACGTTTATAAATAGTATTAGAACCGCGTCTGGTTTTTCAAATGATGTAGCAATTTCTTTTCATTCAAGTCGAGTAGATGCTCAAAACGGAGCAAATCCTTTGCCTCCTAATTATGAATCGGCAGATACAACAATTTATATAAAGGCAGAGAGTAGCAGTGCGTGTTACGATGTTGGAAAGGTAAATTTAAGGGTGAATTATTTTCCGATTTTAGCAGATCGAGTATATAATGTATGTCCATCAGAATTTCCTATAACTATAGATTCAGGGATAAGAAGTTCTACTTATAATACTAATTCTTATACCTATAGTTGGGATGGTACAGGTACTAGAATACCCAGTACAAATGATGAATTAGAAGTGCATGCAGCAGGAGAATATTATGTAACAATTT contains:
- a CDS encoding MBL fold metallo-hydrolase — its product is MKSTLYLLLFLISNMFYGQQAPAFQVVPLGVKGGVDETNLSSYLVAPIHTNDFVALDAGTIHAGIEKSIENNIFNVSASEVLKRYIKGYFISHAHLDHVSGLIINSPADSSKTVYATQKCMTMMQNHYFNGQTWANFGDEGPGFQIKRYHFETLNVKQEIPISNTDMHVTAFPLSHVNPFESTAFLVRHHNDYILYLGDTGPDAIENSQDLKHLWTTIAPLIKRNQLRAMFIEVSFPNEQADTALFGHLTPNWFYKELSVLQKLTGDKALTGFKTIITHQKPPKENMVKIKAQLEKQNNLGLDLIFPEQGVKLEF
- a CDS encoding trans-sulfuration enzyme family protein is translated as MTKKLGLQTICTHVGEVKDEQFKGAVSPIYISTSYQFEDVDVKRYPRYFNTPNQEMLSKKIAALEHAEAGMIFGSGMAAISTTLLAFLKTGDHIIVQNTLYGGTSNFIREEFPKYGIEFSFTDGYEVSDFEAAIQDNTKVIYIETPSNPLLTITDIKGVAALAKDKGLLSIIDNTFASPVNQNPIDFGIDIVLHSATKYLGGHSDILAGAVACSNEHMNIIWNVAKNLGGSLSDFMVWMLERSIKTLVLRVKAQNRNAKKLAKYLNTHSDIKNVYYPGLKSHPQYKLAKSQMKGFGGMLSFELNDELDATAFQKELKLIKPSMSLAGVESTMLSPYKTSHGLLSQEERDSIGVTNGLIRFSVGIETKDDLIQDIEQAIKAVKKQAQVEA
- a CDS encoding T9SS type B sorting domain-containing protein, coding for MIAKLNLLLKQCLFVICLIVVTQAHSQQESANWFFGEKAALSFNSNSPVSIANSSLETHEGSATISDEQGNLLFYTDGVTIWDKRNRAMPNGYNLFGNKSSTMSALIIPKPGTINRYYVFTIDEPGKSKENFDDGKINGVNYSEVDMTLNSGYGDVILKNQPLITYDVNNETERYFKSSEKITAVTHDDEISIWVITHLGNTFYSFLIDELGVNENPVTSTVSTNIIPRVNSDSINVTAIGYLKVSPNGKNIAIAHSSTALGSPRTGTKRNGKVFLYDFNTITGTVTSELLLSDGLYPYGLEFSPNSKLLYTTVGHYNTDDSFREGYLYQYDVKSSDIPGSEVLINTSNYYAGALQLAIDGKIYRTGYTGTAGLNTLSLIDNPNTIGTDCNYRHGRIHLDYGRAKLGLPPFVQSIFKYRFNYTYTCAGSGFEATFNILPDPSEEDPDYKMSWDFGDGETSTSSATHYYAVPGDYEVSMELSINGEIQTYKKTITIAEEPTLDTNYELIACDAFDADANDGLTYFNLQNLSANSTIFTTDLVQVYFYETLVEATIANKLDAINGSFQNSVENQIVYANVYADHSDCFQTVEVKLTTKDPVSVGEFTLKACQTITEGIALFDLSETFINSIRTASGFSNDVAISFHSSRVDAQNGANPLPPNYESADTTIYIKAESSSACYDVGKVNLRVNYFPILADRVYNVCPSEFPITIDSGIRSSTYNTNSYTYSWDGTGTRIPSTNDELEVHAAGEYYVTIYDTALNCDATVRVSVVEFPAPMLKDFKVDNYNLTINLLNPGNNFEYAVDYLNGFQDSNVFRNLSAGEHKFYVRDKFRCNLIEETFYVFGLPKYFTPNGDGIHDIWKVEGLDPSLFTQPIDVYVFDRYGKIITRFDALNSEGWDGTLNGTKLLPDDYWYHLVLPNGREYRGHFTLKY
- the bshB1 gene encoding bacillithiol biosynthesis deacetylase BshB1, with translation MKLDILAIGAHPDDVELGCGATIAKEIANGKTVGIIDLTRGELGTRGTAETRKAEAKAAAELLGVSVRENLGFDDAFFVNDKAHQLEVIKMIRKYQPEIVLCNAIDDRHIDHGKGSKLVSDACFLSGLKKIETELGGEEQVQWRPKHVYHYIQWKTIEPDFVVDVTGYIEIKEQAVLAYKTQFFDPNSKEPQTPISSKNFTDSVNYRAKDLGRLIGVEYAEGFTSERYVAVENLFKLK